From Borrelia parkeri, the proteins below share one genomic window:
- the bdr gene encoding Bdr family repetitive protein, whose translation MGLAQPVITQQMVIAELTKAGINRDIAIDLSYRYYRNELTYKDIEYLETTFNLKLEKVEATLQADIRDLDNKIDNVRNELKSDIRDLDTKIDTVRSELKSDIKDLDTKIDSVENNLNTKIDTKFNELDNKIDNVRSELKSDIKDLDNKIDTVENNLNTKIDNVKSELKSDIKDLDNKFDTKFNELDNKIDVNKMELDNKLDKATSEFKSTSRLHNWMFGTLITLNIGIFLALMSLLVK comes from the coding sequence ATGGGACTTGCTCAACCTGTTATTACTCAACAAATGGTTATAGCTGAACTTACTAAAGCTGGTATAAATAGAGATATCGCTATTGATTTATCTTATAGATATTATCGTAATGAACTGACTTACAAGGATATTGAGTATTTAGAGACTACTTTTAACCTTAAACTTGAAAAGGTAGAAGCAACCTTACAAGCTGATATTAGAGACCTTGATAATAAAATTGACAACGTTAGAAATGAGTTAAAATCTGATATTAGAGACTTGGATACCAAAATAGATACAGTCAGAAGTGAATTAAAATCTGACATTAAAGACCTTGATACCAAAATCGATTCTGTTGAGAATAATCTTAACACTAAAATTGATACCAAATTCAATGAACTTGATAACAAGATTGACAATGTTAGAAGTGAACTAAAATCAGACATTAAGGATCTGGATAATAAGATAGACACTGTTGAGAATAATCTTAACACTAAGATTGATAATGTTAAAAGTGAATTAAAATCCGATATTAAAGACTTGGATAATAAATTCGATACTAAATTTAATGAACTTGATAATAAGATTGATGTTAACAAAATGGAGCTTGATAATAAACTTGATAAAGCCACATCAGAATTTAAAAGTACATCAAGACTACATAATTGGATGTTTGGTACACTTATTACCCTTAATATAGGAATATTCTTAGCATTAATGTCATTATTAGTAAAGTAA